A single region of the Pontibacter kalidii genome encodes:
- a CDS encoding alpha/beta fold hydrolase encodes MDLQVKQEGEYQYIDEGEGEVLLLLHGLFGALSNWNGVVDHFSKNYRVVIPLMPIYEMALHKAGVPGLVNFVEGFVKLKKLQNLTLLGNSLGGHVGLVYTLNNPKMVKRLVLTGSSGLFEDSMGGSFPKRGNYEYVEERVGYTFYDPKTATRELVDEVFGITNSNAKCLRIIAIAKSAQRHNMAKDITNIKVPTLLIWGLNDTITPPLVAYEFNRLIDNSDLFFIDKCGHAPMMEHPEKFNSILEKYLERTPITASSV; translated from the coding sequence ATGGATTTACAAGTCAAACAAGAAGGAGAATATCAGTATATTGATGAGGGAGAAGGAGAGGTGCTGTTGCTGCTGCATGGCCTTTTCGGGGCACTCAGCAATTGGAACGGCGTTGTGGACCATTTCTCGAAGAACTACCGCGTGGTCATTCCGCTGATGCCGATCTATGAGATGGCGCTGCACAAGGCTGGCGTGCCGGGGCTGGTGAACTTTGTGGAGGGCTTCGTGAAACTCAAAAAACTGCAGAACCTGACCCTGCTCGGTAACTCGCTGGGCGGCCACGTAGGGCTGGTGTATACGTTGAACAACCCGAAAATGGTAAAGCGCCTGGTGCTAACCGGTAGCTCCGGCCTCTTCGAGGACTCCATGGGCGGCTCTTTTCCGAAGCGCGGCAACTATGAGTATGTGGAGGAGCGCGTGGGCTATACGTTCTACGACCCCAAAACGGCTACCAGGGAGCTGGTGGACGAAGTGTTCGGCATCACCAACAGCAATGCCAAGTGCCTGCGCATCATCGCCATCGCCAAATCGGCCCAGCGACATAATATGGCCAAGGATATCACAAACATTAAGGTGCCTACGTTGTTAATCTGGGGACTGAACGATACGATCACGCCGCCGCTGGTGGCCTACGAGTTTAACAGGCTCATCGATAACTCTGATTTATTCTTTATAGATAAGTGCGGGCACGCGCCAATGATGGAACATCCGGAGAAGTTTAACAGTATCTTAGAAAAGTATTTAGAAAGAACACCGATAACCGCCTCATCCGTATGA
- a CDS encoding cbs domain containing protein: MIAEELINQMIPPLKFYDTVDKALRWMDEFRVNELPVVSNRKYMGLATELNLIELPDRTRQLKDLELEFQEVHVQGQQHFYDVMEAAIKNKIQVVAVLDEEHDYMGVITINDTLAAFGQMSALQGSGSILVLSMPERDYSLAQISRLIEEEKTKILSAYVSPDELDPYKIKLTLKLNTTDLSRIIATLERFEYRITAQFNDNTDYDVGRDRLDMLFKYLDI; this comes from the coding sequence ATGATCGCAGAAGAACTCATCAACCAAATGATTCCGCCGCTGAAGTTCTACGACACCGTAGACAAGGCGCTGCGGTGGATGGATGAGTTCCGCGTAAACGAGTTGCCGGTGGTAAGCAACCGCAAGTACATGGGGCTGGCCACCGAGCTTAACCTAATCGAGCTGCCCGACCGTACCCGCCAACTCAAGGATCTGGAACTGGAGTTCCAGGAGGTGCACGTGCAGGGACAGCAGCACTTCTACGATGTGATGGAGGCTGCCATCAAGAACAAGATTCAGGTCGTGGCCGTGCTCGACGAGGAGCATGACTACATGGGTGTGATCACCATTAACGATACATTGGCGGCTTTCGGGCAGATGTCGGCGCTGCAGGGCTCGGGAAGTATACTGGTGCTTTCCATGCCGGAGCGCGACTACTCGCTGGCCCAGATCAGCCGGTTGATCGAGGAGGAAAAAACCAAGATTCTGAGCGCCTACGTGTCGCCGGACGAGCTGGACCCCTACAAGATCAAGCTGACCCTGAAGCTGAACACCACCGACCTGAGCCGCATCATCGCCACGCTCGAGCGCTTTGAGTACCGCATCACCGCCCAGTTTAACGACAACACCGACTACGACGTGGGCCGCGACCGCCTCGACATGCTCTTCAAATACCTCGACATTTAA